The following proteins are encoded in a genomic region of Candidatus Bathyarchaeota archaeon:
- the trpA gene encoding tryptophan synthase subunit alpha has product MIKEKFIRLKEKREGALIAYITGGDPSLKLTPLIADALINGGVDILEVGIPFSDPIADGSTIQLAVARALNAGATPKNVFELIKKIKKKHDDTPIAILTYYNIIYKMGLKTFFKLANLSGVDGVITADLPIEESEEYMQEAKKHHIDTVFLAAPSTSSERLKTIAKFSSGFLYLISTYGVTGVREKIQDLTFKFIKKALTAANGETPLAVGFGISKPKHVKEVLSLGVDGVIVGSKFVKIIEENKGEKLLSKIESCAFNLKRASKKDE; this is encoded by the coding sequence ATGATTAAAGAGAAATTCATTAGATTAAAAGAAAAGAGAGAGGGAGCTTTAATCGCTTATATAACTGGTGGAGATCCAAGCTTAAAATTAACTCCATTAATAGCTGACGCTTTAATAAATGGTGGTGTTGACATTCTTGAAGTTGGAATTCCTTTTTCAGATCCGATAGCTGACGGATCAACAATTCAATTAGCGGTAGCTAGAGCTTTAAATGCAGGTGCAACCCCAAAAAATGTTTTTGAATTAATAAAAAAGATTAAAAAGAAGCATGATGATACACCCATAGCCATATTAACTTATTATAATATAATTTATAAAATGGGGTTAAAAACCTTTTTTAAGCTTGCTAATTTAAGCGGGGTAGATGGAGTAATAACAGCTGATCTTCCAATAGAAGAATCTGAAGAATACATGCAGGAAGCTAAAAAACATCACATAGACACGGTGTTTTTAGCTGCCCCTTCAACCTCAAGCGAGAGATTAAAAACAATAGCTAAATTTTCTTCAGGCTTTCTTTACTTAATCTCAACATACGGTGTGACAGGAGTTAGAGAGAAAATTCAAGATTTAACTTTTAAATTTATTAAAAAAGCTTTAACAGCAGCTAATGGTGAAACACCATTAGCTGTAGGCTTTGGCATATCTAAACCTAAACATGTAAAAGAAGTTCTTTCGCTTGGAGTTGATGGAGTTATAGTTGGAAGTAAATTCGTAAAAATTATAGAAGAAAATAAAGGGGAAAAACTTTTATCAAAAATAGAAAGCTGCGCTTTTAATTTAAAGAGAGCCTCAAAAAAAGATGAGTAA
- a CDS encoding nucleotidyltransferase domain-containing protein: MQRKFSTSVKVFFPTFSKEEVIKKVRKTLKLYFDKLGLEKVVLFGSYAKGNYTIASDVDLLIIFDERKSSENEVYKTLMKSIKFLELNFTLYPKKIIMLQKIQNGEK; the protein is encoded by the coding sequence ATGCAGAGAAAATTCTCAACTTCTGTAAAAGTATTCTTTCCAACATTCAGTAAAGAAGAAGTTATTAAAAAAGTAAGAAAAACTTTAAAATTATATTTTGATAAGCTTGGTTTAGAAAAAGTTGTGTTATTTGGTTCTTATGCAAAAGGAAATTACACAATCGCCAGCGACGTAGATTTGCTCATTATATTTGATGAAAGAAAAAGTAGTGAAAATGAAGTTTATAAAACATTGATGAAAAGCATTAAGTTCCTAGAGTTGAACTTCACATTATATCCAAAAAAGATTATAATGCTGCAAAAAATTCAAAATGGAGAAAAATAA
- a CDS encoding aminodeoxychorismate/anthranilate synthase component II, with translation MKVLIIDNYDSFVYNLYQYVGELGGKPIVLRNNNASLNKVKKINPDKIVISPGPGTPENKRYFGFCSEILRKISFKIPTLGVCLGHQGIIVVFGGKIVQAKKLMHGKTSLITHDGEGVFKGVKNPFSATRYHSLVGSKSFLPKCLTITAESIDDKEIMGVRHKEYPIEGIQFHPESILTFEGKVLIKNFLDSE, from the coding sequence ATGAAGGTTTTAATCATAGATAATTATGATTCATTTGTTTATAACCTTTATCAATATGTTGGAGAGCTTGGAGGTAAACCTATAGTTTTAAGAAATAATAACGCTTCATTAAATAAAGTTAAGAAAATTAATCCAGATAAAATTGTTATTTCACCTGGGCCTGGAACACCTGAAAATAAAAGATATTTTGGTTTTTGCTCTGAAATTTTAAGGAAGATAAGCTTTAAAATTCCTACTTTAGGGGTTTGTTTAGGTCATCAAGGAATTATAGTTGTTTTCGGTGGGAAAATTGTTCAAGCTAAAAAATTAATGCATGGAAAAACAAGTTTAATCACTCATGATGGGGAGGGAGTTTTTAAAGGTGTGAAAAATCCTTTTTCAGCAACAAGATATCATTCGCTTGTTGGAAGTAAAAGTTTTCTTCCAAAATGTTTAACTATAACAGCCGAGTCAATAGATGATAAAGAAATCATGGGCGTAAGACATAAAGAGTATCCAATTGAAGGCATTCAATTTCATCCAGAATCCATTTTAACTTTTGAAGGAAAGGTTTTAATCAAAAATTTTTTGGATAGCGAATAA
- the trpB gene encoding tryptophan synthase subunit beta: MKGKYKEYGGQFVPETLMPALKELEEAYEKLIVNAEFQSKLNLLLMDYAGRPTPLYYAENLTKKIGGAKIYLKREDLTHGGAHKINNTLGQALLAKEMGKNRVIAETGAGQHGVATAMACAVLGLKAEIYMGAEDVERQKLNVFRMNLLGAKVHQVNSGSKTLKDAINEALRDWVTNLHSTYYLIGSVVGPHPYPKIVRNFQSVIGNELKKQVLEKEGGLPDALVACVGGGSNAIGTFYPFLNDEKVKLYGVEAAGLGLKSGKHAASLCAGSKGVFHGMLTYLLQDENGQIQTTHSISAGLDYPGVGPEHAFLKDIKRVKYVAVTDKEAVKAFLKLSKLEGIIPALESSHALAYAMKLASKMEKDEVIVVTLSGRGDKDVESIAKYLRVESL, translated from the coding sequence ATAAAGGGTAAATATAAGGAATATGGTGGGCAATTTGTTCCAGAAACTTTAATGCCTGCTTTAAAAGAGCTTGAAGAAGCTTATGAAAAATTAATAGTTAATGCTGAATTTCAATCTAAATTAAATCTTTTATTAATGGATTATGCTGGTAGACCGACACCGCTTTATTACGCTGAAAACTTAACTAAAAAAATTGGAGGCGCTAAAATCTATCTTAAAAGAGAGGATTTAACGCATGGTGGAGCCCATAAAATAAATAATACGCTTGGGCAAGCTCTTTTAGCTAAAGAAATGGGTAAAAATAGAGTTATAGCTGAAACTGGTGCTGGACAACATGGAGTTGCTACAGCTATGGCATGCGCTGTTTTAGGGCTTAAAGCTGAAATATATATGGGTGCTGAAGATGTTGAAAGACAAAAGCTTAATGTTTTTAGAATGAATCTTTTAGGGGCTAAAGTGCATCAAGTAAACTCAGGCTCCAAAACTTTAAAGGACGCTATTAATGAGGCTTTAAGAGATTGGGTTACAAACCTTCATTCAACTTATTATCTTATAGGGTCTGTTGTTGGACCGCATCCTTACCCGAAGATTGTAAGAAATTTTCAAAGCGTGATAGGGAATGAATTAAAAAAACAAGTTTTAGAAAAAGAGGGAGGGCTGCCAGACGCTTTAGTAGCTTGTGTTGGTGGAGGAAGCAATGCTATAGGAACCTTTTACCCATTTTTAAATGATGAAAAAGTAAAGCTTTATGGCGTAGAGGCTGCTGGTTTAGGGTTAAAGTCTGGGAAACACGCAGCTTCTTTATGCGCTGGCTCAAAAGGTGTATTTCATGGAATGTTAACTTATCTTCTTCAAGATGAAAATGGTCAAATTCAAACTACGCATAGCATTTCAGCTGGTTTAGATTATCCTGGAGTTGGACCAGAGCATGCGTTTCTTAAGGATATTAAAAGAGTTAAATATGTTGCTGTAACCGATAAAGAGGCTGTAAAAGCTTTTCTTAAATTATCTAAGCTTGAAGGAATAATTCCAGCGCTTGAATCTTCTCATGCATTAGCTTACGCGATGAAGTTAGCATCTAAAATGGAAAAGGATGAAGTAATAGTTGTTACTTTATCAGGTAGAGGCGATAAAGATGTTGAATCTATAGCGAAATATCTTAGAGTTGAATCATTATGA
- a CDS encoding polyprenyl synthetase family protein: MSLNNVLTQYSFLIEKKLKKELNALIAESYPFIKELYLSLKDFILRRGKRIASCTTLIVYKGYKNEVNEEILNACVGIELYRHSILIHDDLIDEDESRRGGKTIHQLFSEKRDKRFGDGEALLLGNITYALALNKVLNTGFKIESGVKAASLLSKAYKDVNESQALDLLFEEKEPKIDEWYIMASKRAASLFKASILTGAIFGEASEKDLKLLEEASINIGYAFDIQDDIIDLYASKEAYGKTPGRDLILKKKPLHIIYALSMANNEEVEKIKESFKKRSLSLNEIFYVKTIVEKSGALKEAKNRLKFHAEKAEAIIQKTSLNQEANDTLKDIINYISKSLEWYI, translated from the coding sequence ATGAGCTTAAATAATGTTTTAACGCAATACAGTTTTCTTATAGAGAAAAAGCTTAAAAAAGAATTAAACGCATTAATAGCTGAGTCTTACCCTTTTATTAAAGAGCTTTACCTAAGCCTTAAAGATTTTATTTTAAGAAGGGGAAAAAGAATAGCTTCTTGCACAACTTTAATTGTATATAAAGGTTATAAAAATGAGGTTAACGAGGAGATTTTAAATGCTTGCGTTGGAATAGAGCTTTATAGACATAGCATTCTTATTCACGATGATTTAATTGATGAAGATGAATCTAGAAGAGGGGGAAAAACAATTCACCAGTTATTCTCTGAAAAAAGAGATAAAAGATTTGGAGATGGGGAAGCATTATTATTAGGGAATATAACATATGCTTTAGCATTAAATAAAGTTTTAAATACTGGATTTAAAATTGAAAGCGGAGTTAAAGCAGCTTCCCTTTTATCTAAAGCTTATAAAGATGTAAATGAAAGCCAAGCTTTAGATCTGCTTTTTGAAGAAAAAGAGCCTAAAATTGATGAATGGTATATAATGGCTTCTAAAAGAGCAGCATCGTTGTTTAAAGCATCAATTTTAACAGGCGCAATTTTTGGAGAAGCTTCAGAAAAAGATTTAAAGCTGCTTGAAGAAGCTTCAATCAATATAGGATACGCTTTTGACATTCAAGATGATATTATAGATCTTTACGCTTCAAAAGAAGCTTATGGAAAAACTCCTGGAAGAGATTTAATTTTAAAAAAGAAGCCTTTACACATAATTTATGCTTTATCAATGGCTAATAATGAAGAAGTTGAGAAAATTAAAGAAAGCTTTAAAAAAAGAAGTTTAAGCTTAAATGAGATTTTTTATGTGAAAACAATTGTTGAAAAAAGTGGAGCTTTAAAAGAAGCTAAAAACAGATTAAAGTTTCATGCTGAAAAAGCTGAAGCAATTATTCAAAAAACAAGTTTAAATCAAGAAGCTAACGATACGCTTAAAGATATAATCAACTATATTAGTAAAAGCTTAGAATGGTATATATAA
- the trpE gene encoding anthranilate synthase component I, with the protein MNKQLSIILKEIPFTDPAKLFLKVYQTCDYAFLLESIEGPEKLARYSFLGFNPSTIIKIKNGKAVIQNKEEKLTLNVKKPLSLIKALTKKTYLQNSIFRFIGGFVGYISYDVVRYWEKLPENSIDDLNFPDLEGGLFNDGVIFDHYEKKAFYYCINQENNLKLIKNAGKLSFKKEKVKLSDFKLNFTKNEYNEAVKKAKKYISLGDVFQVVLSKRYEFNFKGNLANFYLNLKKTNPSPYMFFLKMGKHQIVGSSPEMLVRVENNAIETFPIAGTRPRGKNVKKDEALTKELLSNSKEKAEHVMLVDLARNDVGKVSEFGSVKVQEFMVVHKYTHVQHIVSKVVSKLKDGLSCYDVLKAVFPAGTVSGAPKIRAMEIIDELEPNRRGPYAGALGYFSYNRNMDFAITIRTLVANEDKGYIQSGSGIVADSSPTREWLETEHKAKALIKALKASSR; encoded by the coding sequence ATTAATAAACAACTTTCAATAATTTTAAAGGAGATTCCATTTACAGATCCTGCTAAACTCTTTTTGAAGGTTTATCAAACTTGCGATTACGCATTTCTTTTAGAATCTATTGAAGGCCCAGAAAAACTAGCTAGATACTCTTTTCTAGGTTTTAATCCTTCAACAATTATTAAAATTAAAAATGGTAAAGCAGTAATTCAAAATAAAGAGGAAAAACTTACATTAAACGTTAAAAAACCCTTAAGCTTGATTAAAGCATTAACTAAAAAAACTTATCTTCAAAACTCTATTTTCAGGTTTATTGGTGGGTTTGTAGGGTACATTTCTTATGATGTTGTTCGCTACTGGGAAAAGCTTCCAGAAAACTCTATAGATGACTTAAATTTCCCAGATTTAGAAGGGGGATTATTCAATGATGGTGTAATATTTGATCATTATGAAAAAAAAGCTTTTTACTATTGTATAAATCAGGAAAACAATTTAAAATTAATTAAAAATGCAGGAAAACTCTCCTTTAAAAAAGAGAAGGTAAAGCTTAGTGATTTTAAATTAAACTTTACAAAAAACGAGTATAATGAAGCTGTTAAAAAAGCTAAAAAATATATTAGCTTAGGTGATGTTTTCCAAGTTGTTTTATCGAAAAGATATGAATTTAATTTTAAGGGGAACCTAGCTAATTTTTATTTAAACCTTAAAAAAACGAATCCTTCACCATACATGTTTTTCTTAAAGATGGGGAAACACCAAATTGTTGGTTCAAGCCCTGAAATGCTTGTTAGAGTTGAAAATAATGCGATAGAAACTTTTCCAATAGCTGGAACAAGACCTAGAGGAAAAAATGTTAAGAAAGATGAGGCTTTAACTAAAGAGCTTTTATCAAATTCAAAGGAAAAAGCTGAGCATGTGATGCTTGTTGATTTGGCTAGAAATGATGTTGGAAAAGTTTCTGAGTTTGGAAGTGTTAAAGTTCAAGAGTTTATGGTCGTCCACAAGTATACTCATGTGCAACATATAGTTTCAAAAGTTGTTAGTAAACTAAAAGATGGATTAAGCTGTTATGATGTTTTAAAAGCTGTTTTCCCAGCTGGAACAGTTTCTGGAGCGCCAAAAATTAGGGCTATGGAAATTATTGATGAATTAGAACCGAATAGGAGGGGGCCTTACGCTGGCGCTTTAGGGTATTTCTCATATAATAGAAATATGGATTTCGCTATAACTATTAGAACATTAGTAGCAAATGAAGATAAAGGTTATATTCAATCTGGAAGCGGCATAGTAGCCGATTCTTCTCCAACCAGAGAGTGGCTTGAAACAGAGCATAAAGCTAAAGCTTTAATAAAAGCTTTAAAAGCTTCATCAAGGTGA
- a CDS encoding indole-3-glycerol-phosphate synthase → MPSFLEVLAKEAEERTASSYYKSFKFNASHAYLSLKKAILKCKNTAIIAEIKKCSPSIGDLVKTIDVGKVALEMEAGGAVGISVLTEPKRFKGSLKDLIKARSQVKIPILMKDIIVSFIQIEAAYKAGANAILLIKSLFDKGFCKINLEEAIDYAHNLNLEVLLETHSEYEFDSAIKTKADLIGINNRSLETLNVDLNVSKRILNRKIDFNNKTIVIESGIKSLNDIQNLKKYGAHAFLIGSSIISSSNIKEKVKEYSSA, encoded by the coding sequence ATGCCTAGCTTTCTAGAAGTTTTAGCTAAAGAAGCTGAAGAAAGAACAGCTTCAAGCTATTATAAAAGCTTTAAATTTAATGCTTCACATGCATATCTAAGCCTTAAAAAAGCAATTTTAAAATGCAAAAATACAGCTATCATAGCTGAGATTAAAAAATGTTCCCCTTCAATAGGTGATTTAGTAAAAACAATTGATGTAGGAAAAGTTGCTTTAGAAATGGAGGCTGGAGGCGCTGTTGGAATATCTGTTTTAACTGAACCTAAAAGGTTTAAGGGAAGCTTAAAAGATTTAATTAAAGCTCGAAGCCAAGTTAAAATACCGATTTTAATGAAGGATATTATAGTAAGCTTTATTCAAATAGAAGCAGCATATAAAGCTGGTGCTAACGCTATTTTATTAATTAAATCTTTATTTGATAAAGGATTTTGCAAAATCAATCTTGAGGAGGCAATTGATTACGCGCATAATTTAAATTTAGAAGTTTTATTAGAAACCCATAGTGAATACGAATTTGATTCAGCAATAAAAACTAAAGCTGATTTAATAGGAATAAACAATAGAAGCTTAGAAACTTTAAATGTTGACCTTAATGTTTCAAAAAGAATATTGAATAGAAAAATCGATTTCAACAATAAAACAATTGTAATTGAAAGCGGAATAAAATCATTAAATGATATTCAAAACCTTAAAAAATATGGTGCCCATGCTTTCTTAATAGGCTCATCTATAATTTCATCAAGCAATATAAAGGAGAAAGTTAAGGAGTATTCTAGCGCATGA
- a CDS encoding mechanosensitive ion channel family protein, with product MRRIIKLTITLSLIIFTAIFVTVLKEASIVTPKYAEYLKYVYATIILIGGIIITRQISSLIIESLKLKLEEQALIIGNAISIIGYIVSIATAAAYITSLPEAWLAGAALSGLIIGLAAQPILSNFFSGILMLLTGMIKPGSRIRILTSNIPFQLAHLPNYKYFSHDFIYAGYMGTVLEIGLFYTKVISEKGQIIKIPNTILATNSGVVEYLRNQDYIFNVRYELPISYDPEEALSQINDLLKDMPVSSIKIDEQSDKEYYLVKIVMNAKNYDYAELKSEVLKRLIKIHKKMKEHRRNQQLP from the coding sequence ATGAGGCGAATTATTAAACTTACCATCACATTAAGCTTAATAATATTTACAGCAATTTTTGTAACAGTACTAAAAGAAGCATCTATAGTAACTCCTAAATATGCTGAATATCTTAAATATGTTTATGCAACAATTATTTTAATTGGCGGCATTATTATAACGCGTCAAATCTCTTCATTAATTATTGAAAGCCTTAAATTAAAGCTTGAAGAACAGGCTTTAATTATAGGAAACGCTATTTCAATAATTGGGTATATTGTCTCTATCGCAACTGCAGCAGCCTATATTACTTCATTACCTGAGGCTTGGCTTGCAGGAGCAGCACTTAGCGGTTTAATAATAGGTTTAGCTGCGCAACCCATTCTCAGCAACTTCTTTTCAGGCATATTAATGCTTTTAACAGGAATGATTAAGCCTGGAAGCCGAATAAGAATATTAACATCAAACATTCCATTTCAACTTGCTCATCTACCTAACTATAAATATTTTTCCCATGACTTTATATACGCTGGCTATATGGGAACAGTTCTTGAAATAGGTCTCTTCTATACTAAAGTAATAAGCGAGAAAGGGCAAATAATAAAAATTCCAAACACCATTTTAGCTACAAACTCTGGTGTTGTAGAGTATTTAAGAAATCAAGATTATATTTTTAACGTTAGATATGAGCTTCCAATAAGTTATGATCCTGAAGAAGCTTTATCGCAAATTAATGACTTGCTTAAAGATATGCCGGTTTCAAGCATAAAAATAGATGAGCAAAGCGATAAAGAATATTATTTAGTAAAGATTGTAATGAACGCGAAGAATTATGATTATGCAGAGTTAAAATCTGAAGTATTAAAGAGATTAATAAAAATTCATAAAAAAATGAAGGAACATAGGCGTAATCAACAATTACCTTAA
- a CDS encoding ArsR family transcriptional regulator has product MEEKAVIEPQTYKALANRARVEILQLLYKRPMSVEEIAEEVKLQPITVRHHLRILEEAGLIIQKEYRVGKAGRPSMKYEVSREISPLSFPKRQYLTLSNFIIKVANLLLGEKKAIEFFKKVGFEMGLNAMRKIEAKYDVKEWTAEAFKEFFAEKYLREAGSEPEVIEASKTKIVYRLHNCIFFELAVDKPEIVCDILHEGFNKGVSCGLNGKARFIKSKCLARGDPYCEHIWEWFT; this is encoded by the coding sequence ATGGAAGAGAAAGCTGTAATTGAGCCTCAAACTTATAAAGCTTTAGCCAATAGAGCTAGAGTTGAAATACTTCAATTGCTTTACAAACGTCCTATGAGCGTAGAGGAAATAGCTGAAGAGGTTAAACTTCAACCAATAACTGTACGCCATCACCTACGCATCTTAGAGGAGGCTGGGTTAATAATTCAAAAAGAATATAGAGTAGGGAAAGCTGGTAGACCAAGCATGAAATATGAGGTTTCAAGAGAAATCTCTCCGCTTAGCTTCCCAAAACGACAGTATTTAACGCTTTCAAACTTCATTATTAAAGTTGCAAACCTTTTATTAGGTGAAAAAAAAGCTATAGAGTTTTTTAAAAAAGTTGGGTTTGAAATGGGGTTAAACGCTATGAGGAAAATTGAAGCTAAATATGATGTTAAAGAATGGACAGCTGAAGCTTTTAAAGAATTTTTCGCGGAGAAATATTTGAGAGAAGCCGGTTCAGAACCTGAAGTTATTGAAGCTAGTAAAACAAAAATTGTTTATAGACTTCACAACTGTATATTTTTTGAATTAGCTGTAGATAAACCAGAGATTGTATGCGATATTCTTCATGAAGGTTTTAATAAAGGTGTAAGCTGTGGGCTTAATGGTAAAGCTAGATTCATAAAGTCAAAGTGCTTAGCTCGTGGAGATCCATATTGCGAGCATATATGGGAATGGTTTACTTAA
- the trpD gene encoding anthranilate phosphoribosyltransferase → MKEFIKKVVEGFDLSIEEAESAMEKIMSGEASQSQIGAFLTALRMKGETVDEIVAFTKVMKKFCHKINPKVNGRLIDTCGTGGDKIKTFNISTTAAFIIAGAGVPVAKHGNRAVTSKSGSADVLEELGVKLDLTPVEVEKLIENEGIGFMFAPIFHEAMKNVAQARKEIAIRTVFNILGPLTNPAGAKAQLLGVYDKSLVKALAYALKKLSCCEAIVAHGLDGLDEISTTGETFVAWLNDGEVKLMSFSPKKLGVKKAKAEDIAGLDSKGNAEITFKILNGFYPKNDSRMEITLVNAAAGLILGGKADCFSYGLELAREAIENGCAYKKLKNLVKASGGDLSKLEELELKYA, encoded by the coding sequence ATGAAGGAATTTATAAAAAAAGTTGTTGAAGGATTTGATTTATCTATTGAAGAAGCTGAATCCGCTATGGAGAAAATTATGTCTGGAGAAGCATCCCAATCTCAAATTGGAGCTTTTTTAACAGCTTTAAGAATGAAGGGTGAAACTGTAGATGAAATAGTTGCATTTACTAAGGTTATGAAGAAGTTTTGTCATAAAATTAATCCAAAAGTTAATGGAAGATTAATTGATACCTGCGGGACTGGTGGAGATAAAATAAAAACATTTAATATAAGCACAACTGCAGCCTTTATCATAGCTGGAGCAGGCGTTCCAGTAGCTAAACATGGAAATAGAGCTGTAACAAGTAAAAGTGGAAGCGCAGATGTTTTAGAAGAGCTTGGAGTAAAATTAGATTTAACCCCAGTTGAAGTGGAAAAACTAATTGAAAATGAAGGTATAGGATTCATGTTTGCTCCAATCTTTCATGAAGCTATGAAAAATGTTGCTCAAGCTAGAAAAGAAATAGCTATAAGAACAGTATTTAACATTTTAGGGCCATTAACTAACCCTGCTGGAGCAAAAGCTCAGCTTTTAGGAGTTTACGATAAATCATTAGTTAAGGCTTTAGCTTATGCTTTAAAAAAGCTTAGTTGCTGTGAAGCTATAGTAGCTCATGGGTTAGATGGGCTTGATGAAATATCCACAACAGGAGAAACATTTGTAGCTTGGTTAAACGATGGAGAAGTAAAATTAATGAGCTTTTCACCAAAAAAGCTTGGAGTTAAAAAAGCTAAAGCTGAAGATATAGCTGGTTTAGATTCTAAAGGAAATGCTGAAATTACATTTAAAATATTAAATGGGTTTTACCCTAAAAACGATTCGAGAATGGAGATAACACTTGTTAACGCTGCAGCTGGATTAATTTTAGGCGGAAAAGCAGATTGCTTTAGTTATGGATTAGAATTAGCCAGAGAAGCTATAGAAAATGGATGCGCATACAAAAAATTAAAAAATTTAGTGAAGGCTAGCGGTGGAGATTTATCTAAACTTGAGGAGCTTGAATTAAAATATGCCTAG
- a CDS encoding phosphoribosylanthranilate isomerase → MKVKICGITREEDLTSAVKAGVDALGFIVNIPFSQRNLSLEKAKKLIKKAPIFIDTVAVIKPKTIKELIKIAKNLKPKCLQIYGNAIPLKELKKLELPIIKPIKADEKTIFKEIKEAYGFNAVLIDSFSLNKLGGTGEPHNWSLSRKVRDKIYPKPLILAGGLTLNNVQKAIKIVKPYAVDVSTGVEVKPGIKSYKKMVEFVKKAKELKI, encoded by the coding sequence ATGAAAGTTAAAATATGCGGTATTACTAGAGAAGAAGATTTAACTTCAGCTGTTAAAGCTGGGGTTGATGCTTTAGGATTTATAGTAAACATTCCTTTTTCCCAAAGAAATCTTTCTCTAGAGAAAGCTAAAAAACTTATTAAAAAGGCCCCTATATTTATAGATACAGTTGCGGTAATTAAACCTAAAACCATTAAAGAGTTAATTAAAATTGCTAAAAATTTAAAGCCTAAATGCCTTCAAATCTATGGAAATGCTATACCGCTTAAAGAGTTAAAAAAGCTTGAGTTACCAATTATAAAGCCTATTAAAGCTGATGAAAAAACAATTTTTAAGGAAATTAAAGAAGCTTATGGTTTTAACGCTGTTTTAATAGATTCTTTTTCTTTAAATAAGCTTGGTGGTACAGGTGAGCCTCATAATTGGAGTTTAAGCAGAAAAGTTAGAGATAAAATTTACCCTAAACCTTTAATTTTAGCTGGAGGCTTAACGCTTAATAATGTTCAAAAAGCAATTAAAATTGTTAAGCCTTACGCTGTTGATGTGTCAACTGGCGTTGAAGTTAAACCTGGAATAAAAAGCTATAAAAAAATGGTTGAGTTTGTTAAGAAAGCTAAGGAGTTGAAAATATGA